The window CCTGGGCGCCGTAGTTCTGCCTCAGGACCTCGCGAAACTTGCTCGGGACCTTGAGGCGGCCCTTTTCGTCGATCTTGGCCGCGGCGCTTCCGCGAAACATGGCCACCCCTCACCGGCGGACCCAGTGGCCGCATGGGTCCGGAGGTCCGGTCCACTTTGGTCCACTTTGGTCCACAAGTGAATGTTAGGGCCCACCCGCGCCCTTGTCAAGGGGCGGGGCGCGCCGGATGAGGGAAGGGAGACCGCGTCTGTCCGGGGCCGAACACACCCTGCTTCCGCCCGGCCCCCCGGCGGCGCGCGCCGGTCCGCGAAGAGGAGTCCCGTTCCGGCCCTCCGCTCCGTTTGCGCGGGGGCCGGAGGGGGCGCTAGACTGGGCGCGGGAGGGCCCATGATCTACCGCTGGAAGGCCCGGTTCCAGACCTTCGTGAGGGGCATGGCGGGGGACTGGATGACGCCCGACATGGCCCTGGCGGGAGGGGCTCTCGTGACGCTCGTAGCCGGGGCCTGCCTGTACGGAGGCCTGGTCCTCCCAGAGGGCCGATGGCTGCTCCTCTTGGTTCCGCCCGCCCTTCTCCTTCGGATGGCGCTCAACGCCCTGGACGGGCTGCTGGCCCGGGAGCGCGGCCAGGCCTCCGCCCTGGGAGAGGTGCTCAACGAGGGCGCGGACGTCGTCGGGGACACCCTGGCCTACGGAGTTCTCTACTTCGTCCCCGACGGACCCCGGCTCACGGTGGCCGTCTTCCTCCTGTGCACCTGGGCGGCGGAGTTCTTCGGCGTTCTGGGAAAGGGCCTCCCCGGAGGGGTTCGAAGGTACGAGGCCGCCTTGGGCGGAAAGCCGGACCGCGCCTTCTGGATGGCCCTGCTCTCCCTGGCGCTGTGGGCCGAGCCCCGCCTCCTCGCCCACACGCCGCGCTACCTCGCCGCTGTTTCTGTACTGGTGGGCCTCACCGCCGTATGGCGCGCCCGGGCCGCGGTTCGCGGGGCAAAGGGTCTGGCTTACGACGCCCGGACCCCCGTCGGCCGATGAGGTCTCTCTCCCACCTCGCGGTCCCGTTCCTCCTCCTGGCCTTTTCCGCCTACGAACTGCGGGAAAAGGGCGAGAGCGGCATGCTCGGGATCCTCCTGGCCGCGGCGGGCCTCCTGGGCTTCTTCACCACTGTGTCGGTCTTCCTGCGCTGGAGGAAGGCCGCCCTGGCGCAGGAGGTGGGCGCGCGGACGGAGACGTGGTGGTGGATGGCGGCCGTTTTCATGCTGGCCTTCTCCACCCACCGGATCGTCTCCTTCCTCTTTCTGGGCTTCCTGTGCTTTTCCGCGCTGAGGGAGTACTTTTCCCTCCTGCCCATGCGGGACGACTCCGCGGGCCAGATCCTCTCCTTCCGGGACCGGCCGTCCATCCTCCTCGCCTACTGCATGGTGCCGCTCTCCATCTGCGTCGCCTACATCCGGTGGTACGAACTGTTCATCATCCTGGTGCCGGTCTACTTCTTCCTCCTCATCCCCATCCTCTTCGTCATCCAGGACCGGACCGAGGGAGCACTGAAGTCCATGGGCGCCATCTCCCTGGGGACCCTCTTCTTCGCCTTCTGCCTGGGCCACGCCCTCTTCATGATCAACGTCGGGCCCATGCTCCTGTTCTTCTGCTTCTTCCTGACCGAGTCGAGGGACGTCATCGCCTTCTGGGTGGGAAAGGCCCTCGGAGCGCTGTCGTCGGCGCTTCCGGAAGGAGGGGCCAGGCGTCTGCTGGATCTCCCCATCGCGCCCACGGTGAACCCCCGGAAGACCTGGGCGGGGGGCCTGCTGTCCGCGCTGGCGGTGGCGGGTTTGTCGGTGGCCCTCCAGCCGCTGCTCCCTCCCTTCGGCGGCGAAGGGGCGACCCGGGAATTCGCCGCGGCGGCGGGATTCGCCATCGGGTTCTTCGGCCTCTTCGGGGACCTCGTCTTCGGAATGGTGAAGCGGGACATCGGCGTGAAGGACACGGGTTCGCTCCTCCCAGGCCACGGGGGGGTCATCGACCGCGTCAACGGCCTCGTGTTCACCGTGCCTCTCACCTTTCACCTCTTCTACTGGCGGTTCTTCTAGGGAGCGCCGATGCGCGTTCTGCTCCACGCGGTCCTGAGGCTCCTGCTAAGGGTCATCTTCGGCGCCGCACCCCGGCAGACCATCGGGGATTGGCCCGCCATCGTCGTGGCCAACCACGACACCCACCTGGACGTCTTCCTCGTCTTCTCGCTCTTTCCCCTCTGGCGGGTGAGCCGGGTGCGGGCCGTGGCGGCGGCGGACTATTTCGGAAAGGGGTTTCTGGGCGTGGGCGCGAAGCTCGCCTTCAACACGATCCTGGTTCAACGGGCCAGCGGGGACCCCGCGGCGGCCCTGGAACCCGTCCGGGAAGCCCTTCGCGCGAAATGCTCCCTCGTGATCTTCCCCGAGGGGACCCGCGGGGAGCCGGGGGTGCTCATGCCCTTCAAGCCGGGCATCGGGGCGCTGGCGGAGGAATTTCCCGACGTCCCCATTTATCCGGTGGCCCTGGTCGGCGCGGAACGGGCGCTGCCCAAGGGGGACCCGCTTCCGGTGCCCTTCAACATCGAAATCCGCCAGCTCGAGAAGGTCTACGGCAGGGACCTCATCGGACGCCACGGGGCGGGGGCGCGAAGGGCCATGGCGGCGGAATTGGAGGCGAGGATCCGCGAGGGTCTCAAGGAGGGCGGGAGGCCTTCGCTGGAGGCGCCGCCCGAGGAGGGGACGTGAGCACTCCGAGCCGCAGGGTCTACGCCCTCGAACAGAAGTCCCGGGGCCGGAAAGTGGCCGCCGTCTTCCCCGCGCGGTATCCGGCGGAGCTTCTGTGGGCGCGCGAGGTCTGCCCCGTGGAGGTCTGGGACCCGCCCGCGGGCGGCCAGGCGGCCCAGGCGCACCTTCAGGCCAACGTCTGTTCCGTGGTGCAGCGGGGGCTCTCCCTCTGGCTGTCGGGGGGGACGGAAGTGGCCGACTTCCTTCTCTTTTCCCATACCTGCGACTCCCTTCAGAACCTCTCCACCCTCGTCCCGCACCTGCTCGGGGAGAAGCGGCCCTGCCTCTTCTTCTACCCGCCCAAGGGCCGCCGCGACGACCTCGCGGAACGGTATCTCGTGGACCATCTGGCGGGCCTTTCGGAGCGGCTCGACGAGGCGGCGGGGCGAGCCGGCGAGGGCGCCCTGGAGCGGGCGGTGGCCTGGGGGGAAGCGAGGGGGCGCGCCCTGAACGACCTCTACGACGCCCGGGCCGCGGGGGGCCTGGCGGCCTCCAACGAGGATTTCTACGCTTCCGTGCGCGCCTGCGAGTACCTGTGGCCCGAGGAGGCGGTCCAGCGGCTGGAAGCCTTCCGGAGGGAGCGATCCGGGCCTTCCCCCCCGGGGGTTCCCCTCGTCTTTTCGGGCGTCCTTCCGCAGCCCGCCGGCCTCCTCGCCCGCCTGGACGGCTTGGGCGTTCGCATCGTCGAGGACGACTTCCTCGCCTGCGGTCGGCGCTTCGTCCGCGGCGCCCTTCCGCCCGCCGGAGAGGTCCTCTCCACCGTGGCCCGACGCCTTCTCGCCCTGCCGCCCTGCTCCACGGCGGGATCCCCCGTCTCGGACCGGCTCGATTTCCTTGCCCGCCTGGCGGGCCGCTCGTCGGCCCGGGGGGTGGTCTTCCTTTCGCTCAAGTTCTGCGAGCCCGAACTCTTCGACGTCCCGGCTCTGGCCGAGGGCCTTCGATCCCGGGGCGTCCCGTGCCTCGTTCTGGAGGTGGAAATGGGAGGCGAGGTCCCTGCCCAGACCCTCACCCGCATCGAGGCGTTCCTGGAGACCCTGCCGTGAGCGCCTTCGCGAGGCTCCGCTACCGCTTCGTGAGGGATGCCCTCCTGCCGGCGGCGCTGGCTTTCAAGGGAGGCCGAAGGAAGTCCCGACCGCCCGATCCCCTCTTCGGCCCTCCCCTGAAGAGCACGGCGGACCTGCGGAGGATCATGGCCCGCCATTACGCCCTGGCCCGGCACGCCAAGGGCGCCATGCCCGTGGCCTGGGTGACGAGCGGCGCTCCCGTCGAGCTTCTGCGGGCCTTCGGCTTCTACACCGTCTATCCCGAGAACCACTCGGCCCTGTGCGGGGCGCGAAAGCTCGGCCCCGAGATCTCCGCCGAAGCCGAGGCGAGGGGCTATTCCCAGGACCTCTGCTCCTACGCGCGCGTGGACCTGGGCCACGCCTTCTCGGGCAGGACCCCCGTCGGCTCTCTTCCCGCGCCGGATCTCCTCTTCTGCACGAACAACATCTGCCAGACGGTGCTCTACTGGTTCAAGGCCCTCTCCCGGGAACACGGGATTCCCCTGATCCTGCTCGACACCCCATACCTCCACGGGGGGCGGGATGAAGCTCCCGCCTTCGCCTACGTGGAGGGCCAGCTCCGGCGGGCGGTGACGGAATTGGAGCGCTTCGCCCGGAAGGACTTCGACGAGAAGCGGTTTCTTCAGGTCCTGGAGAGTTCGCGGAGGGCCTCCCAGCTCTGGGGAGGGGTCCTCGAAACCCTGCGCCGCCGGCCCGCCCCCATGACGATCTTCGACGCCTTCGTCCATCTTATGCCCATCGTTTCCCTCCGGGGCCTTCCCGTCTGCGAGCGCTACTACGAGGGCCTTCTTGCCGAACTTCAGGACCGGGTGGAGCGGGGGGTGGCGGCGGTTCCCGGGGAGCGTCACCGGCTCCTCTGGGACAACATCGCCATCTGGTTCGCCCTCGGCCCCCTGGCCCGCCTCTTCGCCGAGCACGGGGCCGTCCCCGTGGTGGCGACCTACACCCACGCCTGGGCGGAGACGGCCCACCAGATGGACCTCCAGGACCCCTTCGGCGCCCTCGCCCGGACCTACGGGGGCATCTTCCTGAACCGGGACCTGGCCCACCGCCGGGCCTTCCTCGAGACCCTTGCGCGGGAATACACCGTGGACGGAG is drawn from Acidobacteriota bacterium and contains these coding sequences:
- a CDS encoding 2-hydroxyacyl-CoA dehydratase family protein yields the protein MSAFARLRYRFVRDALLPAALAFKGGRRKSRPPDPLFGPPLKSTADLRRIMARHYALARHAKGAMPVAWVTSGAPVELLRAFGFYTVYPENHSALCGARKLGPEISAEAEARGYSQDLCSYARVDLGHAFSGRTPVGSLPAPDLLFCTNNICQTVLYWFKALSREHGIPLILLDTPYLHGGRDEAPAFAYVEGQLRRAVTELERFARKDFDEKRFLQVLESSRRASQLWGGVLETLRRRPAPMTIFDAFVHLMPIVSLRGLPVCERYYEGLLAELQDRVERGVAAVPGERHRLLWDNIAIWFALGPLARLFAEHGAVPVVATYTHAWAETAHQMDLQDPFGALARTYGGIFLNRDLAHRRAFLETLAREYTVDGAVLHSARSCKPYSIGQYDLKQSLMDIPGIPSVVLEADMTDHRVWSEAQARTRLEAFFEALEGQTIRNSSGPVNA
- a CDS encoding lysophospholipid acyltransferase family protein, which gives rise to MRVLLHAVLRLLLRVIFGAAPRQTIGDWPAIVVANHDTHLDVFLVFSLFPLWRVSRVRAVAAADYFGKGFLGVGAKLAFNTILVQRASGDPAAALEPVREALRAKCSLVIFPEGTRGEPGVLMPFKPGIGALAEEFPDVPIYPVALVGAERALPKGDPLPVPFNIEIRQLEKVYGRDLIGRHGAGARRAMAAELEARIREGLKEGGRPSLEAPPEEGT
- a CDS encoding CDP-alcohol phosphatidyltransferase family protein, giving the protein MIYRWKARFQTFVRGMAGDWMTPDMALAGGALVTLVAGACLYGGLVLPEGRWLLLLVPPALLLRMALNALDGLLARERGQASALGEVLNEGADVVGDTLAYGVLYFVPDGPRLTVAVFLLCTWAAEFFGVLGKGLPGGVRRYEAALGGKPDRAFWMALLSLALWAEPRLLAHTPRYLAAVSVLVGLTAVWRARAAVRGAKGLAYDARTPVGR
- a CDS encoding phosphatidate cytidylyltransferase translates to MRSLSHLAVPFLLLAFSAYELREKGESGMLGILLAAAGLLGFFTTVSVFLRWRKAALAQEVGARTETWWWMAAVFMLAFSTHRIVSFLFLGFLCFSALREYFSLLPMRDDSAGQILSFRDRPSILLAYCMVPLSICVAYIRWYELFIILVPVYFFLLIPILFVIQDRTEGALKSMGAISLGTLFFAFCLGHALFMINVGPMLLFFCFFLTESRDVIAFWVGKALGALSSALPEGGARRLLDLPIAPTVNPRKTWAGGLLSALAVAGLSVALQPLLPPFGGEGATREFAAAAGFAIGFFGLFGDLVFGMVKRDIGVKDTGSLLPGHGGVIDRVNGLVFTVPLTFHLFYWRFF
- a CDS encoding 2-hydroxyacyl-CoA dehydratase family protein, with translation MSTPSRRVYALEQKSRGRKVAAVFPARYPAELLWAREVCPVEVWDPPAGGQAAQAHLQANVCSVVQRGLSLWLSGGTEVADFLLFSHTCDSLQNLSTLVPHLLGEKRPCLFFYPPKGRRDDLAERYLVDHLAGLSERLDEAAGRAGEGALERAVAWGEARGRALNDLYDARAAGGLAASNEDFYASVRACEYLWPEEAVQRLEAFRRERSGPSPPGVPLVFSGVLPQPAGLLARLDGLGVRIVEDDFLACGRRFVRGALPPAGEVLSTVARRLLALPPCSTAGSPVSDRLDFLARLAGRSSARGVVFLSLKFCEPELFDVPALAEGLRSRGVPCLVLEVEMGGEVPAQTLTRIEAFLETLP